From a single Candidatus Thorarchaeota archaeon genomic region:
- a CDS encoding DUF11 domain-containing protein, with the protein MSEEKRVVIDLEESEKTQIGELSETLSASCTGVLSVNNVSERSRIWNVRVLLGESRDGTNISEDTLNAGEIEAGGKWEYDYTMDIEAPLLTVKEIFDTCGDIATEEPHWAYAHGKTNPVKITITLKNETDGQIDEIVLNKTIPPEVNDVTFESVGVGNAEYDDGTRQVVWKDFIIYPHEEATLVIKGTTNMEDTEIVNGGEIVVTYRAQDQQRSSLDPDMTALTEFLTGVDTAETSPNHWECTLECSNESDLVVRIDKAEVYLAPEDGGEKIKKIDEAPAIELKPGEEWSAKFEIDSKSPPKVTQEVIYTPVRTVTKRVLGTVEKVPQSIPVYKITYTKEFDPPEVSSFDKTPVEVNIEVKNAGTARLNEITVVDHLPDDVMPPKAEHISVWIAGQEYTGEYEFVIDPDDQNPETTHTLTFKFKDLKDSVGELEPGQSIKINYAIMAWKSRPEKEYPSPIHCEANIYPAGTITDVESPEDGHKIGIVYKKRRLTAKKAINRGSNPGEYVVMLAVENRGEVTVENVVVSDWIPQGFEFVSCDPADDAPRLDTVDDGTNMVWVWPRMNPEDKKKLNVTVRGEGEYERREPEVTSD; encoded by the coding sequence TTGAGCGAGGAAAAAAGAGTCGTAATAGACCTTGAAGAGTCTGAAAAGACACAGATCGGTGAACTGAGCGAGACCCTGTCAGCAAGCTGCACAGGAGTCCTCAGTGTCAACAATGTGTCGGAACGAAGCAGAATCTGGAATGTGAGGGTCCTGTTAGGAGAATCTCGTGATGGAACAAACATTTCGGAAGATACCCTAAACGCCGGAGAGATCGAGGCTGGCGGAAAATGGGAATACGATTACACCATGGACATCGAAGCACCACTTCTCACTGTCAAAGAGATCTTCGACACGTGCGGAGATATTGCCACTGAGGAGCCGCACTGGGCGTATGCACATGGCAAGACAAATCCGGTAAAGATCACAATCACTCTCAAGAACGAGACCGATGGACAGATCGACGAGATAGTCCTAAACAAGACGATTCCCCCAGAAGTGAACGATGTCACCTTTGAGTCAGTGGGGGTCGGGAATGCAGAATATGATGATGGCACACGTCAGGTGGTCTGGAAAGACTTCATCATCTATCCACATGAAGAGGCAACTCTGGTGATCAAGGGTACCACCAATATGGAAGACACCGAGATTGTCAACGGTGGAGAGATAGTCGTGACGTACAGAGCACAGGATCAACAGAGGTCATCACTCGATCCTGATATGACTGCTCTGACAGAGTTCCTTACTGGAGTGGACACCGCAGAAACTTCACCGAACCATTGGGAGTGCACCTTGGAGTGCAGTAATGAGAGCGATCTTGTTGTACGCATTGACAAGGCGGAGGTGTACCTTGCTCCAGAAGACGGCGGTGAGAAGATCAAGAAGATAGATGAGGCACCCGCAATCGAACTCAAGCCGGGTGAGGAATGGAGTGCTAAATTTGAGATCGATAGTAAGAGCCCGCCAAAGGTAACGCAAGAAGTCATCTACACACCCGTACGAACAGTCACCAAACGAGTATTGGGAACTGTAGAGAAGGTGCCACAGAGCATTCCGGTCTACAAGATCACATACACAAAGGAGTTTGATCCTCCAGAAGTGAGCAGCTTTGACAAGACCCCGGTCGAAGTCAACATAGAGGTCAAGAATGCAGGTACTGCCCGACTCAATGAGATCACTGTAGTCGATCATCTACCTGATGATGTAATGCCACCAAAGGCGGAACACATCTCTGTCTGGATTGCAGGACAAGAGTATACTGGCGAGTACGAGTTCGTGATAGATCCGGATGATCAAAATCCCGAGACCACTCATACCCTCACGTTCAAGTTCAAGGACTTGAAGGACTCTGTTGGTGAACTCGAGCCCGGTCAGAGCATCAAGATCAATTATGCAATCATGGCATGGAAAAGCAGACCGGAGAAAGAGTATCCGAGCCCAATTCACTGTGAGGCCAACATCTATCCTGCGGGAACCATCACGGATGTGGAGAGCCCAGAGGATGGCCACAAAATCGGTATTGTCTACAAGAAACGACGCCTCACTGCAAAGAAGGCAATTAATCGCGGGAGTAATCCTGGTGAGTATGTGGTCATGCTAGCCGTGGAGAACCGTGGTGAGGTCACAGTCGAGAACGTCGTCGTCTCAGACTGGATTCCACAGGGATTTGAGTTTGTATCGTGTGATCCTGCCGATGATGCACCTCGACTGGATACAGTAGATGACGGGACCAACATGGTCTGGGTATGGCCACGAATGAATCCCGAAGACAAAAAGAAGCTCAATGTGACCGTCAGAGGCGAGGGCGAATACGAACGCCGTGAACCAGAGGTCACATCTGACTAG
- a CDS encoding MBL fold metallo-hydrolase has translation MLKITYFGHTTFLLEAGENTVLLNPGIWDGTPVVPDDINVRLIIATHHLDDALGNATAIAEQSKAWILGNEITIEKVKSQGGKPWLLHVLKSDTPYEIPGFKVTAHPLKRAIPDTGEKIENLGLYIEMGKMRVAYLGDAMVRGPFGQFETDILIAPVSGEGVFPVKDAVSLCIDAKPKVGIAMRWTSEEQTAKFSKYVDQFARECTPVVMKPNQTLSAEWSAGYEFRFTLS, from the coding sequence TTGCTGAAGATCACGTACTTTGGACATACAACATTCCTGCTAGAAGCAGGAGAAAACACGGTCCTGTTGAATCCAGGAATATGGGATGGCACGCCAGTTGTGCCTGATGATATTAATGTCAGGCTCATCATAGCGACACACCATCTTGATGATGCACTTGGAAATGCAACTGCAATTGCAGAGCAGTCCAAGGCATGGATTCTTGGAAATGAGATCACCATCGAGAAGGTCAAATCACAGGGAGGCAAGCCGTGGCTCTTGCATGTTCTGAAATCCGATACACCATATGAGATTCCAGGATTTAAGGTGACAGCGCACCCACTCAAACGTGCGATTCCAGACACAGGGGAGAAGATCGAGAACCTCGGTCTATACATAGAGATGGGGAAGATGCGCGTCGCATATCTCGGTGATGCGATGGTGCGGGGACCTTTCGGTCAATTTGAGACCGACATCTTAATCGCGCCAGTCAGCGGAGAGGGCGTATTTCCTGTGAAAGATGCTGTGAGCCTCTGCATCGATGCAAAGCCCAAAGTCGGGATTGCAATGCGATGGACCTCAGAGGAGCAGACAGCCAAGTTCTCAAAGTACGTTGATCAGTTTGCACGAGAGTGCACACCAGTCGTGATGAAACCCAATCAGACATTGTCGGCTGAATGGTCTGCGGGATATGAGTTTCGATTCACACTCTCTTGA
- a CDS encoding ATP-binding protein: MSNIDKTKLGKLFGRVSSGNQTALEIMCDNRDVSIGEVFLIYSSRDNHESIFLFRVLELQNYIRNIDRMDGIAGTLVVEQDAYLSDIEHNMLLSVGGRMLGYADYDFKAKKWVFKAPRRLPAHLAEVYRAEPGKVDAFVSEILGDQITGEIYIGDLQVGEEALDVPVHIPSEFLPMHVAIFGATGSGKSNLMMVLIKSLMDNNMAVQRGSSEGTTVSAFCIDPHDEFAKGVDTYGIQSIVDAMDDDTRKRVIGDCYYLTTHKNATPREIKRYTKEIRILWTEIQPRDLYSIMDFSPQMSALIDTVYSTSHETWVSDILAMDESMSPAPAGTLHAVQRRLRFLERSSIFIDKGVSILPDIYTAMETGRVLVVNTSLMSDMEQFLLTTIVTRTLSDMRRALKSSGTLGNLDTQAQARLPHPFYSKIKQKAHGFYGHGGTQGTTPVKSPRELPAILITVEEAPSILNPELMKGRSVFKDISRQGRKFGIGLLVVSQQVSVLDNVILSQTNTQINLRLGNEREIQSSIDNASVNISGFEQEFRVMSRGEAMITASYRDMPLPVRIPLFDDIFERDMHHYKKKNARKKEVHNI; this comes from the coding sequence ATGAGTAATATTGACAAGACCAAACTCGGTAAGTTATTTGGACGAGTGAGTTCTGGTAATCAGACCGCTCTTGAGATCATGTGTGATAACCGTGATGTGAGTATTGGTGAGGTCTTCCTCATCTATTCATCACGGGATAATCATGAGAGCATCTTTCTCTTCAGGGTTCTAGAGCTTCAGAACTATATCCGGAATATCGATCGGATGGATGGCATTGCTGGTACCCTTGTTGTTGAGCAGGATGCATATCTCTCGGACATCGAACATAATATGCTTCTCTCAGTGGGTGGCCGAATGCTGGGCTATGCGGACTATGATTTTAAGGCGAAAAAATGGGTGTTCAAGGCTCCACGTCGTCTACCCGCTCATCTTGCGGAGGTCTATCGTGCAGAACCTGGTAAGGTGGATGCATTCGTGTCAGAGATTCTTGGCGATCAGATTACTGGCGAGATCTATATCGGGGACCTTCAAGTAGGTGAGGAGGCTCTTGATGTGCCTGTCCACATACCCTCTGAGTTTCTTCCCATGCATGTTGCCATTTTCGGGGCGACTGGCTCGGGTAAGAGTAACCTCATGATGGTGCTGATAAAATCGCTTATGGACAACAATATGGCTGTTCAGCGGGGTTCTAGTGAGGGCACGACGGTCTCAGCGTTCTGTATCGATCCACATGATGAGTTTGCAAAGGGTGTTGACACATACGGGATTCAAAGTATCGTGGATGCCATGGATGATGACACACGGAAACGAGTGATCGGTGACTGTTATTATCTCACAACTCACAAGAATGCAACACCCCGCGAGATAAAGCGATACACGAAAGAGATCCGCATCCTCTGGACCGAAATCCAGCCCCGTGATCTTTATTCTATCATGGACTTCTCTCCACAGATGTCTGCACTCATCGACACCGTCTATTCAACCAGTCACGAGACGTGGGTCTCGGATATTCTTGCAATGGACGAGTCTATGAGTCCTGCACCCGCAGGTACCCTTCATGCAGTTCAACGACGGCTCAGATTCTTAGAGCGTTCATCGATATTCATTGACAAGGGGGTCTCTATTCTTCCTGATATCTATACCGCGATGGAGACTGGTCGTGTCCTTGTTGTGAACACGAGTCTCATGAGCGATATGGAGCAGTTCTTACTGACCACGATTGTGACCCGTACGCTCTCGGATATGCGTAGAGCCCTGAAGAGTAGCGGAACACTTGGTAATCTTGATACACAGGCACAGGCGAGACTGCCCCATCCATTCTATTCAAAGATCAAGCAGAAGGCACACGGGTTCTATGGCCATGGAGGTACACAAGGTACCACTCCGGTCAAGTCGCCACGTGAATTGCCCGCCATCCTCATAACGGTCGAGGAGGCTCCTTCAATATTAAATCCGGAGCTGATGAAGGGTCGATCTGTCTTCAAAGATATCTCTCGCCAAGGCCGAAAGTTCGGTATTGGTCTTCTTGTAGTGAGCCAGCAGGTCAGTGTTCTCGATAATGTCATTCTCTCACAGACAAATACGCAGATCAATCTCAGATTAGGGAATGAGCGTGAGATTCAATCCAGCATAGATAATGCGAGTGTCAACATCAGTGGCTTTGAGCAGGAGTTTAGGGTCATGTCACGAGGTGAGGCAATGATCACGGCCTCTTACAGGGATATGCCTCTCCCTGTCCGAATCCCCCTCTTCGATGACATCTTTGAACGCGATATGCATCACTATAAGAAAAAGAATGCACGTAAGAAAGAAGTTCATAACATATGA
- a CDS encoding metallophosphoesterase translates to MTIRIAHISDTHLGSSPREGVRHNIWGVENRIRLLENDFYERFRELFDKIAALDPPVDLVIHSGDLYDTPTDRNHSQPPVVAQETAITVLNDFISRTGIPVLVIDGNHGVYRNRDVSLLDLLRISVPGLKVATLVDMKRALREGTPLKFSFDEFDVFCFPYIDRAVLESADYLPQFEEWITDHQQPDSARPSIAVAHGMELDRSLYHGILSHPYDYIALGHDHRMGKLAKNAWYAGSPERWRFDESNLKKGFLLVEIEHGVDPVVTPQLLDFKRPVFNEQVELSSKDTPSTAVNRVRDWLTSHDLMSEWNDETAARVRLILTGDAPSIRTLELTMELEALRSEVLREGSGYNIAQFVWSFRLTGAEWDEQAHIAIESEYLIEDPETDFKKYLETIPIDEKYDVDQLTRLAVRALRIAVSRTGEKLSLDTLEEEEV, encoded by the coding sequence ATGACCATACGAATTGCTCATATCTCCGACACACATCTGGGTTCTAGCCCGCGTGAGGGTGTACGGCATAACATCTGGGGTGTGGAGAACCGAATTCGTCTTCTTGAGAATGATTTCTATGAGCGATTCAGAGAACTGTTCGACAAGATCGCCGCTCTAGACCCTCCTGTCGATCTGGTCATTCACTCAGGCGATTTGTATGATACCCCCACTGATCGAAATCACTCACAGCCTCCGGTCGTGGCCCAAGAGACCGCCATTACTGTCCTGAATGACTTCATATCTCGAACAGGAATTCCTGTTCTTGTCATAGATGGCAACCACGGAGTCTATCGCAACCGTGATGTCAGTCTTCTTGATCTCCTACGAATCTCGGTCCCCGGTCTTAAGGTTGCAACTCTAGTTGACATGAAACGTGCTCTTCGTGAGGGTACTCCCCTCAAGTTCTCCTTTGATGAGTTTGATGTCTTTTGTTTTCCCTACATCGATCGGGCGGTGTTGGAGTCTGCTGATTATCTCCCCCAGTTTGAAGAGTGGATTACTGATCATCAACAGCCTGACTCTGCTCGACCCTCAATCGCGGTTGCACATGGAATGGAACTGGACAGAAGTCTGTATCACGGGATACTCTCTCATCCCTACGACTATATCGCACTCGGTCACGATCATCGAATGGGTAAACTGGCTAAGAACGCATGGTATGCAGGGTCTCCAGAGCGATGGCGATTTGATGAGTCTAATCTGAAGAAGGGATTTTTGTTAGTAGAGATCGAGCATGGCGTGGACCCTGTTGTCACCCCTCAACTGTTAGACTTCAAGCGCCCTGTCTTTAATGAGCAGGTGGAGCTATCGTCCAAAGATACACCAAGCACTGCCGTCAATAGAGTCCGTGACTGGCTCACTTCTCATGATCTTATGAGCGAGTGGAACGATGAGACCGCCGCCCGGGTCCGCTTAATTCTCACTGGTGATGCGCCCAGTATCAGAACATTAGAACTGACCATGGAGCTAGAGGCTCTACGGTCGGAGGTCTTGCGTGAGGGATCCGGATACAATATTGCTCAGTTTGTCTGGAGCTTTCGGCTTACTGGTGCAGAATGGGATGAACAGGCGCACATTGCGATTGAATCAGAATATCTTATCGAGGATCCTGAGACCGATTTCAAAAAGTATCTCGAGACGATTCCTATTGATGAAAAGTACGATGTTGACCAATTGACTCGCCTTGCTGTGCGAGCTCTTAGAATCGCGGTGTCGCGGACGGGCGAAAAATTATCCCTTGACACTCTGGAGGAGGAAGAGGTATGA
- a CDS encoding AAA family ATPase, translated as MKIIRIEIQNFKPFKDLVLPEDGELPEGLILIRGPNSTGKSSIFEAILWAIWGSSAVTLTNEDLVNSTSTFCRVQVVFEIAGVRYKIDRSYDHADKTKVVLYRYSDKGWQRIADKTRTVESQINEILHLELDQALNTLLVRQGEVARIAVAPPSELRELLINVYNIEILQDTEKQLEHLESDLVSRVKALEADFTRPEILQTQKDEAITRTEGLKQEKKDKAKELGRLKKQLAGLPDLKLVDKIDAAIRELERVADRLKRARSEKQNDLKTAGLPVDDAELIDERHRVLVKQVDSLEKEIAAAEDEVDRLNTEAGAIKGINRDLEQKIKLLSTVSDGSGDSLRCPTCSKPLTIDERDQILSGYRGTIEDGKKQVKDYETKSRELREEIKTKRKRITSLRSAIEALERAKSRDGQIEPIRETHDHLKDEIRDLYKQLGVEDISDLLKKHSVASASEFKRLSATYKTKIESIEERLERITEDMKEQQQKVEELERKIVAMTQLRAEMDSLNDLHAHAQYIRRNLIKGFVADWVFQKRLVGIIQTATDRYITEFTNGQYTQIDLVPTKARGRSGSGLALKIKDIRDNLIKSKEQLSFGDRTAVSLALRLGISRTMSSIRPLKDSPAISPRVRSVLLDEPLAGLDKERRASVVRNLTNDRGFDQIFLITHTDVSEWDDVSVIDVEKSGKASTATLRRASD; from the coding sequence ATGAAGATTATCCGTATTGAGATTCAAAACTTCAAGCCTTTCAAGGATCTCGTCCTGCCCGAGGACGGCGAGTTACCCGAAGGTCTCATTCTAATACGTGGCCCGAACTCGACAGGAAAATCCTCTATCTTTGAGGCGATTCTCTGGGCAATCTGGGGGTCATCGGCAGTCACATTGACCAATGAAGATCTTGTCAACTCCACATCCACGTTTTGTCGAGTTCAAGTAGTATTTGAGATTGCAGGTGTCAGATACAAGATTGACCGCTCCTACGATCATGCTGACAAGACCAAAGTGGTACTCTACAGGTATAGCGATAAGGGCTGGCAGAGGATAGCTGATAAGACTCGAACTGTTGAGAGCCAGATCAATGAGATACTTCATCTCGAACTCGATCAGGCACTTAACACGCTTCTTGTCAGGCAGGGTGAAGTAGCACGCATTGCTGTGGCTCCGCCCTCCGAGCTTCGTGAACTATTGATCAACGTCTACAATATCGAGATTTTGCAAGACACGGAGAAGCAACTGGAGCATCTGGAGTCAGACTTGGTGAGTAGAGTCAAGGCCCTCGAGGCTGACTTCACTCGGCCGGAGATTCTTCAGACTCAGAAGGATGAGGCGATCACGCGAACAGAGGGGCTGAAACAGGAAAAGAAAGACAAGGCAAAAGAGTTGGGCAGACTGAAGAAACAATTAGCTGGCCTGCCTGACTTGAAACTTGTCGATAAGATCGATGCTGCCATCCGTGAGCTGGAGCGAGTCGCTGATAGACTGAAACGTGCACGATCTGAAAAGCAAAATGATCTGAAGACGGCGGGTCTTCCGGTCGATGATGCAGAGCTAATCGACGAACGCCATAGAGTTCTTGTAAAGCAAGTTGACTCTCTCGAAAAAGAGATCGCTGCGGCTGAGGATGAGGTTGACCGCCTCAATACTGAGGCCGGAGCCATTAAGGGCATTAACCGTGACCTTGAACAAAAGATCAAGCTGCTCAGTACGGTTTCGGATGGCTCGGGCGACTCTCTTCGTTGTCCCACTTGCTCCAAGCCACTTACGATCGATGAACGCGACCAGATTCTCTCTGGATACCGCGGAACAATTGAAGATGGCAAGAAGCAGGTCAAAGATTACGAAACCAAATCGAGAGAACTACGTGAGGAGATTAAGACCAAACGTAAACGTATCACCTCTCTTCGTTCGGCTATTGAAGCACTTGAGCGTGCGAAGAGCCGTGATGGCCAGATCGAACCGATACGAGAAACGCATGATCACCTGAAAGATGAGATTCGCGACCTGTACAAACAGTTAGGTGTTGAGGACATCAGTGATCTTCTCAAGAAACACAGTGTCGCTTCGGCCTCGGAGTTCAAGAGGCTATCGGCCACCTATAAGACCAAGATTGAGTCCATTGAGGAGCGGCTCGAGCGGATAACTGAGGATATGAAAGAGCAGCAGCAAAAGGTCGAGGAACTCGAACGCAAGATCGTGGCCATGACCCAGTTGCGTGCGGAGATGGATTCCCTCAATGACCTCCATGCTCACGCTCAATATATTCGTCGTAATCTCATCAAGGGTTTTGTTGCAGACTGGGTCTTCCAGAAGCGCCTGGTTGGTATCATCCAGACCGCAACGGACCGATACATCACAGAATTCACAAATGGGCAATACACTCAGATAGATCTGGTTCCTACCAAGGCCCGAGGTCGGTCCGGTTCGGGATTGGCCCTCAAGATCAAAGATATCCGTGACAATCTCATCAAGAGCAAGGAGCAACTCAGCTTTGGTGACCGCACGGCTGTGAGCCTTGCATTACGGCTCGGTATCAGTCGGACCATGAGCAGTATTCGCCCACTGAAAGATAGCCCCGCCATCTCACCTCGTGTCAGAAGTGTTCTTCTTGATGAGCCTCTTGCCGGACTTGACAAAGAGCGTCGTGCATCAGTGGTTCGCAATCTCACAAATGATCGAGGCTTCGACCAGATATTTCTCATCACACATACGGATGTCTCAGAGTGGGATGATGTCTCTGTCATTGATGTTGAAAAGAGCGGTAAGGCAAGTACTGCAACGCTCCGGCGTGCCAGTGACTAG
- a CDS encoding HIT family protein, translating to MSEPEDCIFCKIVRGEIPASVIFEDDVCMAFMDVFPVKTGHCLLIPKKHYTNMFDVDPEVVAHLGRRLAELTQKVNAAFKPDGVLNVIANGTGAGQEVPHLHMHIIPRNQDDEFRFQFPKNYREEMASREDLDRLARLIGES from the coding sequence ATGAGCGAACCAGAGGATTGTATCTTTTGCAAGATTGTACGGGGTGAGATTCCCGCTTCTGTAATCTTTGAAGACGATGTGTGTATGGCCTTTATGGATGTCTTTCCTGTGAAGACTGGGCATTGCCTCTTAATCCCCAAGAAGCACTACACCAACATGTTCGATGTGGATCCGGAGGTCGTGGCTCATCTTGGCCGGAGGCTGGCGGAACTGACTCAGAAAGTGAATGCGGCCTTCAAACCCGATGGAGTCCTAAACGTTATCGCTAACGGTACCGGGGCGGGTCAAGAAGTTCCTCATCTTCATATGCACATCATTCCTAGGAACCAAGATGATGAGTTCCGTTTTCAATTTCCAAAGAACTATCGAGAGGAGATGGCCTCTCGTGAAGACTTGGATCGTCTCGCCCGCCTGATTGGAGAGTCATAG
- a CDS encoding DNA-binding protein, with protein sequence MTDSSITKTGRTIVARLMPGEDILKSLERLVLEHNIRGGQLQLIGAVARAHLGYFDREKNQYVDFTVEEDLEVVSCMGNISRLAEGTPVVHAHMVVADRTGRTYGGHLLKGTEVSVTIEIVINEFQDEIRRALDKTSGLNLIKL encoded by the coding sequence ATGACCGATAGCAGTATTACAAAGACGGGGCGCACAATTGTTGCGCGACTGATGCCGGGCGAGGATATTCTCAAGAGCCTAGAGAGACTTGTGCTTGAACATAATATCAGAGGCGGCCAGCTTCAGCTTATTGGTGCTGTGGCACGGGCTCATCTGGGTTATTTTGATAGGGAGAAGAATCAGTACGTTGATTTCACTGTCGAGGAGGATCTCGAGGTCGTATCATGCATGGGAAATATCTCACGCCTTGCAGAGGGGACACCAGTTGTTCATGCGCATATGGTCGTTGCAGATAGAACAGGGCGAACATACGGAGGCCATCTCTTGAAGGGAACCGAGGTGTCGGTCACTATTGAGATCGTCATAAACGAGTTTCAGGACGAGATCCGAAGGGCGTTAGACAAGACCTCAGGACTTAACCTCATCAAGCTATAG